One genomic region from Microcystis panniformis FACHB-1757 encodes:
- a CDS encoding STAS domain-containing protein yields the protein MKSPVKVPEIALFEPNGYITAANVLEFQEQLTNLVNQSRSITFLVDMSRVEFLDSAGLMALVTAFRLAQSQGKSFNICSIPPSVKIIFELTQLDRVLSIFPSRADFDAVITLTQAA from the coding sequence ATGAAAAGTCCTGTAAAAGTCCCAGAAATTGCTCTATTTGAGCCAAACGGCTATATTACCGCCGCCAACGTCCTAGAATTTCAAGAGCAGCTCACCAATCTGGTTAACCAGAGTCGCTCTATCACTTTTCTCGTGGATATGAGCAGGGTGGAATTCCTCGACAGTGCCGGATTAATGGCTTTAGTTACCGCCTTTCGTCTGGCTCAAAGTCAAGGAAAATCCTTCAATATCTGTTCTATTCCACCTTCAGTCAAGATTATCTTTGAATTAACCCAACTAGACCGGGTTCTCTCGATTTTCCCTAGCCGTGCTGACTTTGATGCTGTTATCACCCTCACCCAAGCGGCGTAA
- a CDS encoding CoB--CoM heterodisulfide reductase iron-sulfur subunit B family protein, with amino-acid sequence MSSNFLESMTVNNLQYAYFPGCVAQGACRELYLSTAALTEALGINLVELKKAACCGSGTYKEDSQLLEDTVNARNIALAEALNLPLLTHCSTCQGVIGHVDERLKEAKHNNPNYVEEVNNYLQKENCSPYQGTTTVKHLLWAIVGDYGLDNLAAKVVRPLSGLNCAGFYGCYLLRAQDTLPYDNPFQPESLENVFRAVGANPIYYQGRTQCCGWPLSSYATTQSFQMAGKHILEAMAAGADCLVTPCPLCHLNLDSRQPEVAKAIGRSLGLPVLHFSQLVALAVGVSPDRLGLDRHIVSTKSLLKKLGF; translated from the coding sequence ATGAGTAGTAATTTCCTAGAATCCATGACAGTCAACAATCTCCAGTATGCTTATTTTCCCGGTTGTGTCGCTCAAGGGGCCTGTCGGGAACTATATTTATCCACGGCAGCCCTGACGGAAGCTTTGGGGATTAATTTAGTCGAACTCAAAAAAGCGGCCTGTTGTGGTTCGGGAACCTATAAGGAAGATTCGCAACTCTTGGAAGATACTGTCAATGCGCGCAATATTGCCCTAGCGGAAGCCCTCAATTTACCCCTGTTGACTCACTGTAGCACCTGTCAGGGAGTGATCGGTCATGTGGATGAGCGCTTGAAGGAAGCAAAGCATAATAATCCCAATTATGTTGAGGAAGTTAATAATTATTTACAGAAAGAAAATTGTTCCCCCTACCAAGGTACAACGACGGTTAAACACCTACTCTGGGCAATTGTGGGCGATTATGGCTTAGATAATTTGGCGGCCAAGGTGGTTCGTCCCTTATCAGGCTTAAATTGCGCCGGTTTTTATGGTTGTTATCTCCTGCGCGCCCAGGATACTCTCCCCTACGATAATCCCTTTCAGCCGGAATCCCTAGAAAATGTCTTTCGAGCGGTGGGAGCAAATCCGATTTATTATCAAGGACGCACTCAATGCTGTGGTTGGCCCCTGTCCAGTTATGCCACCACCCAATCGTTCCAAATGGCAGGAAAACACATTTTAGAGGCCATGGCAGCCGGGGCAGATTGTTTAGTCACCCCTTGTCCTTTATGCCATCTTAATCTTGATTCCCGACAACCGGAAGTGGCAAAAGCGATCGGTCGAAGTTTAGGTTTACCCGTGTTGCATTTTTCCCAATTAGTCGCTTTAGCGGTGGGAGTGAGTCCTGATCGTTTAGGATTAGATCGACACATCGTTTCCACCAAATCCCTCTTAAAGAAATTGGGGTTTTAG
- a CDS encoding BON domain-containing protein has translation MDWLKRIFGLDKPADAARAIAGKAAAAGIPPERVGLDGKYDESGLAKRVVLAFDETPDLADEDKLWVAQTGGKVVLKGKVSNQATLDKMVAIASKVHGATSVDTSQVTIG, from the coding sequence ATGGATTGGTTAAAAAGAATTTTCGGCTTAGATAAACCGGCCGATGCCGCTCGTGCGATCGCAGGTAAAGCCGCTGCTGCCGGTATTCCCCCCGAAAGAGTCGGATTAGACGGAAAATACGACGAAAGCGGCCTAGCTAAACGAGTAGTTTTAGCTTTTGACGAGACACCGGATTTAGCTGATGAAGACAAATTGTGGGTCGCTCAAACTGGTGGTAAGGTTGTACTAAAAGGCAAGGTTTCCAATCAGGCGACTTTAGATAAAATGGTGGCCATTGCCAGTAAAGTCCATGGGGCAACCAGCGTCGATACCAGTCAAGTAACTATTGGGTGA
- the leuS gene encoding leucine--tRNA ligase translates to MPYNPAEIEQKWQKIWQQMGLDKTPENADKPKFYALSMFPYPSGNLHMGHVRNYTITDVIARLKRMQGYRVLHPMGWDAFGLPAENAAIERGVPPAKWTDQNIAQMKRQLQQLGLSIDWEREVATCSPEYYRWTQWLFLQFFESGLAYQKEAAVNWDPIDQTVLANEQVDSEGKSWRSGAKVERKLLRQWFLKITDYAEQLLTDLDKLTGWPERVKTMQANWIGKSVGAYLEFPLVNSTEKIAVFTTRPDTVYGVTYVVLAPEHPLTLQVTTPEQKSAVETFIQEIASESELERTAEDKPKRGIKTGGMAINPFTGEEIPILIADYVLYEYGTGAVMGVPAHDSRDFKFAQENNLPIKIVITPESGEIELKEAYTEAGIMINSAQFNGLNSQEGKTAIIDYATAQGYGKARIQYRLRDWLISRQRYWGCPIPVIHCPNCGTVPVPIDNLPVTLPENVEFSGRGASPLAKLEDWVNVDCPRCGTPAKRETDTMDTFIDSSWYFLRYTDAKNEDIPFQFEKVNDWMPVDQYVGGIEHAILHLLYSRFFTKVLRDRGLVNVDEPFNRLLTQGMVQGLTYKNPETGKYVPAENVIYKEDKYCDKDTGEVLSFFFEKMSKSKYNGVDPLKVLEKYGADTARMFILFTAPPEKDLQWEDAGVEGQFRFLNRVWRLVSEYIENKPKQVKKIETFSKTDKDLRRAIHTAIKEISEDLEGDYQFNTAISELMKLSNALGDNKCFASPIYREGIETLLILLSLFAPHLSEELWQALGHSQSIHLQPWPKVDPTALIVDEITLVIQILGKTRGTIQVPASADKSTLETLALESEIAQRYLEGKEIKKVIVVPGKLVNFVVV, encoded by the coding sequence GTGCCGTACAACCCCGCAGAAATCGAACAGAAATGGCAGAAGATTTGGCAGCAAATGGGATTGGACAAAACCCCAGAAAACGCCGATAAACCGAAATTTTACGCCCTCTCCATGTTCCCCTATCCATCGGGCAACCTGCACATGGGTCACGTTCGCAACTATACTATTACCGATGTGATTGCCCGTCTGAAAAGAATGCAGGGTTATCGCGTGCTGCATCCCATGGGGTGGGATGCTTTCGGATTACCCGCAGAAAATGCCGCCATTGAAAGGGGAGTTCCTCCGGCAAAATGGACTGATCAAAATATTGCCCAGATGAAACGGCAATTACAACAGTTAGGATTATCTATCGATTGGGAAAGAGAAGTTGCCACCTGTTCCCCAGAATATTATCGTTGGACCCAATGGCTATTTTTACAGTTTTTTGAATCAGGATTAGCCTACCAAAAAGAAGCGGCAGTGAATTGGGATCCTATCGATCAAACTGTCTTAGCAAATGAACAGGTAGATAGTGAAGGAAAATCTTGGCGATCGGGTGCTAAAGTAGAAAGAAAGTTACTCCGGCAATGGTTCCTAAAAATCACCGATTATGCCGAACAATTACTCACTGATTTAGATAAACTTACCGGTTGGCCAGAAAGGGTTAAAACCATGCAGGCGAACTGGATTGGTAAATCGGTAGGTGCTTATTTAGAATTTCCTCTTGTTAACTCCACAGAAAAAATTGCCGTTTTTACCACTCGTCCCGATACGGTTTATGGAGTCACTTATGTGGTACTTGCTCCCGAACATCCCTTAACTTTACAAGTTACCACTCCCGAACAAAAATCGGCCGTAGAAACTTTTATTCAAGAGATAGCCAGCGAAAGCGAATTAGAAAGAACCGCCGAAGATAAACCCAAACGCGGTATTAAAACCGGAGGAATGGCAATTAATCCTTTTACTGGTGAAGAAATTCCGATTTTAATTGCTGATTATGTCCTCTACGAATACGGGACGGGGGCAGTGATGGGAGTCCCGGCTCACGACAGTCGCGATTTTAAATTCGCTCAGGAAAATAACCTGCCAATTAAGATAGTTATTACTCCAGAAAGTGGCGAAATTGAGTTAAAAGAGGCCTATACAGAAGCTGGAATTATGATTAATTCCGCTCAATTTAATGGACTGAATTCCCAAGAAGGAAAAACCGCTATTATTGATTATGCCACTGCCCAAGGTTACGGCAAAGCTAGAATACAATATCGCCTCCGGGATTGGTTAATTTCCCGTCAAAGATATTGGGGTTGTCCGATTCCAGTTATCCACTGTCCTAACTGTGGAACCGTGCCAGTACCTATCGATAATTTACCCGTTACTTTACCAGAAAATGTCGAATTTAGCGGTCGAGGTGCTTCTCCTTTAGCCAAATTAGAAGACTGGGTAAATGTGGATTGTCCTCGCTGTGGAACTCCCGCAAAACGGGAAACCGACACCATGGATACTTTTATCGATTCTAGTTGGTATTTCCTCCGTTATACCGATGCTAAAAATGAAGATATACCCTTTCAATTCGAGAAGGTTAATGATTGGATGCCCGTGGATCAATACGTCGGAGGAATCGAACACGCTATCCTACATTTACTCTATTCTCGTTTCTTTACCAAAGTTTTAAGAGACCGAGGTTTAGTTAATGTCGATGAACCTTTTAACCGTCTATTAACCCAGGGAATGGTACAGGGATTAACCTACAAAAATCCCGAAACTGGCAAATATGTCCCCGCAGAAAATGTTATCTATAAAGAGGATAAATATTGCGATAAAGACACGGGAGAAGTTCTATCTTTCTTCTTTGAAAAAATGTCTAAGTCGAAATATAACGGCGTTGATCCTCTGAAAGTCCTCGAAAAATACGGGGCCGATACTGCCCGAATGTTTATACTTTTTACCGCACCCCCAGAAAAAGATTTACAGTGGGAAGATGCGGGGGTAGAAGGACAATTTCGCTTTCTTAATCGGGTGTGGCGTTTAGTCAGCGAATATATTGAAAATAAACCCAAGCAAGTCAAAAAAATAGAAACTTTCTCGAAAACTGACAAGGATTTAAGACGGGCAATTCACACCGCTATTAAAGAAATCTCCGAGGATTTAGAAGGAGATTATCAATTTAATACCGCCATTTCCGAATTGATGAAACTCAGTAACGCTTTAGGGGATAATAAATGTTTTGCATCCCCCATTTATCGGGAAGGAATCGAAACCCTATTAATCTTACTTTCCCTCTTTGCTCCCCATCTTAGCGAGGAATTATGGCAAGCTTTAGGTCATAGCCAATCAATTCACCTGCAACCCTGGCCAAAAGTTGATCCTACTGCCCTGATTGTGGACGAGATTACCCTTGTTATCCAAATTTTGGGAAAAACCAGAGGCACGATACAAGTTCCCGCTAGTGCCGATAAAAGCACCTTAGAAACCCTCGCCCTGG